One Acaryochloris thomasi RCC1774 genomic window, TAGGAGACAGCTGTGATGGAGATTGGCGGCGCAGAATGTTTAGGGGCTAAGGTTATTGCCGTGAGTCGGAATCAAGCCCATACGTTCCATAAGTCTAATCAGAAGAGTGTTCAACTGCTCGCGGGCCTTGGAGTTCAAGGAGATGCCCATATGGGGCAAACTGTAAAACATCGATCACGAGTGGCGTCTGACCCTAGTCAACCCAATCTGCGTCAAGTTCATCTCATTCATACTGAACTACACGCTGAACTGCGGGCTTCTGGTTTCAATATTGCCCCAGGCCAAATGGGAGAAAATATTACGACGCAAGGTATCAAGCTTCTTGATTTACCGAGGGGGACACGGCTCCATATTGGAGAGACAGCCGTCATTGAAGTAACGGGTTTACGCAACCCCTGTTCGCAACTGGATCAGTTCCAGCCGGGTTTAATGGCTGCTGTTTTAGACCACGATGCTCAGGGCAAGCTGATTCGCAAGGCTGGCATTATGGCGATCGTGTTGGTGGATGGTACAGTCAGCCCCCAGGATCCGATTTGTACTGAGCTGCCTCCACAGCCTTATCAAGCGCTTGAGAGAGTTTGAGAGGGTAGCTAGCGTAATCTGTATTGAAGGCCAAGATTTGAGGAAGAGAGATGAAGCTGCATAACAGGCACAAACGCAAAAAAAGACGAAAACTTTGGCGAAAATTCGTTCCTGTCTTGAGCTTACTGCTGTTGTTTGCGATCGCACTCCCTATCTACGGCTTTAAGATCGAACCCTATTGGCTACAGGTCAAAACCGTACCGCTTACCCTGCCCCATCTTGCCTCAGAGTTTGATGGCTACCGAATAGTTCAGCTCAGCGACCTGCATATCGTTGATGAGATGCCCCAGCGCTATTTAGAACGTGTGATTCGAGTGACGAACCGCCAACAGCCTGACCTAATTGCGATCACAGGAGATATCGTCACGGACGAGCCGCAGCGCTACGCCTCCAGAATAGAAGCAGCTTTGCAGAAGCTAGAAGCGCCCACCGTTTCCGTCATGGGCAATCACGATCACTGGTCAGACCCCACGGCCGTACGTCAGATTCTAAAAAACAGCCGGGTGATTGATATCAGCAATGGTGTATACGATGTATATCGAAAATCAGCCCAGCTCCATATTGCGGGTGTTGATGATGTGTGGGCAGGGGCTGCCGATCTCGATCTCGTAATGGCGCAGTTGCCTGACGAAGGTGCAGCTATTCTGTTAGCCCACGAGCCAGATTTTGCCGATACGGCGGTTAAAACCCATCGGTTTGATCTAGAGCTGTCAGGCCATGCCCACGGAGGACAGGTGACGATTCCCTTTGTCGGTCCCCCAGTTCTGCCTCCCTACGGTAAGCGCTACCCAGTGGGACAGTATCAGATTGAAGATTTAATTCAGTACACCAATCGAGGGATTGGAATGGTTTCCCCTCGTGCTCGTTTCGGCAGTCGGCCCGAAATTACGGTGTTTCAGCTCTCTTCTGCACAAGCTGCAGAGTAAAGATCTTCAATTGCCGTCGTCATCCCGCTTTGATATCGTAGCCTCAGCGCTGAATGAGAGTGCACCCTTTATTTCAACTGCTTTAGCCAAATCCTTAAATTCTCAATCTGCTCGAAATCAAGCAGCGCTTCACCTAACAGCTCAGTTTGCTCGAAAGAGAGAGAGGAGATCGCAGCTTCCTCAGCTGCAGACAGTGCTCCTACTTTGCGGATCAGTTGACGGATCACCAGCGATCGTTCACGCTCAAGTCCCTGCTCAAGTCCCTGCTCAAGTCCCTGTTGCTGTGTGGTTTGCTCCCACTCCAGGAATGCTTGTGAAAGCGCCATGACGGCCTCCTGCTCTTCAATCTCTATTCCACTTAATTCTATCGTAAGCTTCCAACTGCTCAGGATTCTCAGCATCAGAGATCGTTCGGGCTGATCTGCTGAGAGAGCAAATACGTCGGCTACAGCTTCCGCCTGAACTGTTCCGCTTCCTAATACTCTCAAGATCAGCGTCTCACGGGTTCGGGGCAGTTCATTAATTGAGACGAAAGCTGTCTTCAGCCCTGGGACCGTGAAGTATATGCCGTCGCCCCAGTCAGCATTACCTCTTGCACCAAATTCCTGTAGTACAGGCTTAGAAATAGAGGTTGCCAGAATCCAGAGGAACGGTAGTGTTTCTTCTACGATTGACTGTTCCTGTCTTCCAGCCTTGCGCCTCAATTCTTCTTGGACCCACAGTAGCTTCAGCAAGCAACTACGAACCTCAAAGCGGCTAGGTGGATTGCGGTAGGGTTCTAGTAAGCACGGTGTTTGAGCAATCTTGCTGAGGACATCAGGGGTTGAGGGCGCGATAGGTTTAGTCTTGAGATGAGGAACAAACCATAAATCAACCCACTTTGCTTCACCGGGGATTTCTAAACTCCGCTGAACGGTTCCGAAGGGGGCGAGTAATTCTTCTAGCAGTTGTTTGGACAGCTGGTCATGGGGGTGCTGAGTCATCGAGGAGCCAAGAAAACTCTACTCATTTTTAAGCTATGTGCGTCCCAGGTAAAGGTTATCAGTCGTCACCATCATCAACCATTTTGAGGGGGTTGGCGCGGTCTTCAACGGGCCACTCAGGATTCTCTCCTCCGATGATCAGCTCCTGAATCTGAACGAAGTCTTGGCTGAATCTTTTTAGGGTATTGATCAGAACATCAAGTGCGATCGCATCACTGGTTCCCAGATCAATCCAAATCCGACACCAGTAGCCCTCATACTCAAACTCCCCCATGTTGTGCATCAGTGCCATCAGGGGTGTATCAGAGGTGGTCTCGCTATAGGGCATATAGCTGAGATCAACCCCCGCGTCCTGCACCTGGAGATTCTCCGCGTCAAAGCCTCCTAGCTTCCCAAGAAAAAACCAGGAATTAAACACCTCTTCTAGATATTGCTTTTCCTGCTCTGACGGAGCCGTCTCAAACTCTACCCAAATCCATAGATCAAAGGCGTTGAATTCCCGGAAAGATACGTTCATAGAGCAGCTACAGTTTGCTACGTTCCTTAGTAATTTGCTTCACCAAACCCGCAGGCAACCGATCCTTTTGGGCCAGAGCGCCGTCAAAAAACTGGCGACTGGCTGCTAGCTTACCCTGCTTTCGCAGGATTTGCGCCTTAAGATAAAACAGCTCTGGGTTCGTGGGAGCCTGTTCAAGCGCCCGATTGACGGCCTCCAATGCCTGCTCTTGGGAACCGTGATCGCGATAGGCCAAGGCAACCCCCCGCAAAGACAGATAGCCGGGGGCCGCATAATTTTGGAGTTTGTTAATCGCCTGCTTCGGACTCACGAGCGCCACTTCATTAGCGAGCAACAGTTCAATATATCCCGTGATCAAATTGAGTTCTGGATCTTCCGGATTGATATCCGTGGCCTTCTCTAAATGACTAAATACTTTCTGGACATTATCCAGTGCTGCTGGCAGCCCCCCCGGCAAACCGTCACCTGCATCTGAAACCACGTAGGCCGCCTCTAGAAAGTAACCCACCGCCTGATAGAGGTTGCCCCGCAGCGGATCGGTGCCGCTGGTGTTGAGTTCAGTGGCTACCTGTCGCGTGCGCGTGCCATAGGTTTTGAACGTACTCCAATCTTCGTCGAGGTAGGCAAAGGTGGCCAACATCGCATAGGTGAGCGGATCGGGCTGAGTGGTGGTGTTGCGGGCCTGCTGTAGCATCAGCCGCGCTTTCGGATAGTCTCCAGTTTTAAAGAGCATTTCAAAAGCTTCTGCGGTGCCTGTGTCTAAAGTCCTGGCCGCTTGCCCAGAGCGAAAGGGATCGGCGGCGAAGGCCGACTCCACAAGACCGATAGCTGGTGCAGCCAGCAGGAGAGTTGCGCTTAAACTATGCGCCAGCCATCGGGTGTATCGCCGGGTGTTCATATCTTTACTCCTAATCATCAAACACAGTAAAACAGGTCAGCCAGACTTGGACTACGCTAGAGGCATGCTCTACTTGAAAGACTTGGCCTATCATCCGACAGCCGCCGCGAGTCCGATCTTGCAACAGGTTCATTTAAAGCTTGCCCCCCAGGAGTTAGGACTGGTCATTGGTCCCAGTGGTTCCGGCAAAAGTACGCTGCTCGAAATTTTGGCGGGGTTGGCTTCCCCTACATCGGGGCAGGTCTATTGGCGCGATCAAGAGCTAAAAGCCAATCAGCTTCAACAGCTTGCAGGGCTTGTGTTTCAGTTTCCAGAGCGACACTTCTGTGGCGGCACGATTCTCGAAGAACTGCGCCTCGGCCACCCTGAACTCGGGTCAGAACAGGTCCACAATGCGCTTCAAGAGGTAGGGTTATCCGATCTGTCGCTGTACAATTCACCTCAGGCACTCAGCGGCGGTCAACAGCGACGGCTGGCGCTAGCGGTGCAGCTCATTCGGCAGCCTTCTATTTTGTTAATGGATGAGCCAACGGCGGGTTTAGACTGGTCGATGCGGCGTCAGTTGGTGAATTTGCTAGCTAAGCTCAAGCAACACTGGAGTTTGCTGATTGTCACCCACGACCCGGAAGAGCTGATCGCCCTCGCAGACCGCAGTTGGACCCTTGATCATGGAAATCTCGTCACGATGTCCCAAGCTGCCTCAGCAGGACTGGCTTAAAATACTGGACTGGCAACCGAGTCCGCAGCAGCTAGAGCAGTTTCAAAACCTTTACGCTCAGATTCTGCAGGGGAACCAGCAGCTCAATCTAACGCGGATCACAGAGGCTCCAGATTTTTGGGAAAAGCATCTGTGGGATTCTTTGGCGGGGGTGCGGCCCTGGCTTGTTGAAGAATCGAGTCTTCCTGTCGTTTTGCCTGATGATTGCCGGGTGATTGATATCGGTTCGGGGGGCGGGTTCCCTGGGTTGCCGGTTGCGATTGCTTGCTCGGCATGGCAGGTGTCTCTGCTGGATGCGACGCGCAAAAAGATGGCGTTTCTAGAGACGGTGGCGCAGGCGTTGGGGTTGGCGAACGTGAAGGTGATTTGCGATCGCGCTGAGTCTCTCGGTCAAGACCCGGCCCATCGTCAGCAGTACGATCTGGCTTTGATTCGAGCGGTGGGTCCAGCTTCGGTGTGTGCCGAGTATGCGCTGCCGTTGTTGAAGCTGCGGGGCATTGCGGTTCTCTATCGCGGTCAGTGGTCTGAGGATGAGGCGGGGGCGTTACGGGCGGCACTGGAGCAGTTGGGCGGTGAGATTGTTGAGACCAGACGCTTTAAGCTTCCGGTAAGCGGCGGCGAGAGGCACTATCTCTATCTACAGAAGCAGCAGGAGACATCACAGAAGTTCCCGAGGCGGGTAGGTCTGCCTGTGAAAAGACCCCTGTAGAGATCGTCTAGAACTCTGTATATTTGATGCCTACAGACGTTCTTGCAGCCATGTCTCTAGCGCACTCAAATCGGTGATGTCTAGCAGTGCGATGCTGAGGTCTTCGGTTTGCTGTAGTGAGAGTGACTTGATTCTCTGATGCACTACAGAGGGTAACTTACCAAAGCGATGTGCGAGCTGACGCAGAACAAGCGATTGTCCTTCTTCTTGACGGCCTTTTTCGCGGCCTACACCTTCAATATCTTGGTAGATTACCGACTGCTTCATGGTCTCTTGCCTCAGAACCCGATAAATAAAGTTGCTCTCTAATGATAGCCCTGCCAGTATTGCCGCAGAGGCCAAGACATTATTTTGCGTCTGTGGGTCGTTGATTGCGCCGGCTCGCAAGGCCACCTGCTTCAGGGCTTGAGTTTTGTCTGGGTTTTTGGTCAAAACCGCTAGCGGCAAAAGACCTGGTGATGCTAGAAAAATCTCAGTGGGTTGCTCCTAGAGGCGAATCACTTCAAATTCGTGACGGGTGCCTGGGATTTCGAAAATCGTTTGCTGAACAAGTTCAGATGTTGAGTGCATTAGGTAAATGACAACCTGCTTCATCTGTTTATCGGGGAAGCGACGAAAGGCTCGGGTTCGATAATCGAGCATTCTAAAGGGCATAGATGGATCTGGCTCTGTCTGAAACTCGATGTGAAGAACGATCTCATCGGATTCGAGCAAAATCAGGGCATCGGCGCGGATGGGTTCAACGGCTAGTTCGGTGGGGCTGAGGGTTGTGAGGGTAATGGGTTGGCCCAGTAGCCAAGCGGCGAAGTCGCTGGAAAATGACTCAGCGAGAAACTTGCAGGTATTGTCATACATGGAGACATCCTCGCAGACTGTCCTCGTGAGATATTTCCAGCTCTTGACCTACAACAAACCTTCCATTTCTAACTCTTCGATGACCTGTAGCCCTCGCGTGTCGCCTAGCTTCAGCAGGGAATTTTTGGCATCTTCCTGTACCCCTAATTCTCCATCTTGCAGAGCCTTGATCAGTGCATCAACGGCCTGTGTATAGAATTCTCTCTTCTCAATCGCCTGACAGAGCTGTCCCAGAGACCAAGCGCTGTTGCTGCGTACAGCAGGCATTGAATCATGGGCCAATGACTCAACCAAGGGCGCTATCGCTGCCCGTGCAGATTCCTCGTCAACCTCAGCCATCTGTCCTAAAGAGCTCGCGGCCCACAGACGCACAGCAGAGATCTCAGTTTTTAGAGCCTCGATTAAGGGGGAAAGAGACTTGCGATCGCGACAGTTCCCTAGTGCCCACACAACACCCTTACGCACATAGCCGTTCCAATCTAGCTCTAGCTGTTGAATCAAAGGCTCAACAGCAGTGACGCTGGGATTATGGCCGAGGGCATAGGCCGCACTTACCCGCACCAGCGGACAGCTATCGGTCAACAGCTCAATCAGATGCGGGACCGCTCGCGGCTCCTGAATCTCGCAAAATGCCCGGGTGGCCAGCATCCGCTGTGGCGCTTCTGGGGCACGCATTAGCTGCAGCATATCCTCGACATCTGGCTGGGCTGCGACAACACTGGGGTCATCAACAGCCGCCATCTGATCAAGGGGACTTTCTGGGGTGTCGTCTACATCTAGCAGACTGAGGTCGTCTTCATCGTACATATTTGTAACTTTACAGCAACCAGGTCCCTTGCTGACTGGGTTCCAACCCCGTAGCGAATGCGATCTTACCGGCAGGCTGTTCTTTCATGCATCGGTTAGGGAATCATAGGTCTATCCGCTTGAACCTTTTTGCAACGCCTCAGTCTTTTCACTCTCTGCTACTGCTATGCCTACCTCACGGCCTGAACCCACCGAACATCATATGCTGATCATCCAGGATGGCAATGGCCGTCGGGTGGTTCAACTCGAAGATGTTGCCTATTCAGTGGGACGCGATACGTCAAATGCCATTGTTTTAGATGGCGAATCCATTTCACGTCAGCATGCTTTACTGGTCAGATTGCCCGTGCCTCAGAAGGGCTATCGCTATCGCATCCTGGATGGGAACTCTGAGGGTAAGCCCAGTGCCAATGGTGTATATATCAATGGCGATCGACGGTCTATGCATGAACTCAGCAAGAGCGATATTATTCGCTTTGGAAATGAGATCAAAGCAACCTATATGACCGTAGCGATGGAGCAGGTGGAGTTTCTACACTATCTAGAGTCACTGTCCTATCAAAGCCTTAAGTCCGATGTGGTTGATTCTAAGGCTACGATGGTCAGCCCCGAATTTATGGGAGGTAGCCCACCCGTGACGACCCTGGAGGCTCAGCCCCGGTCTGCATACCCTAGTCAAAACCCTCAGGAACCTAAGTTTACGAAGGCCACAGTGCGCATGCCGCGCCCCAAAAGCCTGCAGCCTCGAGTCTTTTCGTTGCGCCTGTGGATGGTGGGAATAGGTGCGATCGCAACCCTCTCTGCGGGTTCAATTTGGTTCTTCACCCAAGGCCGCACTGGCACACCGACACCGGCGGGAGCCGTCACAGCCCCATCCTCACCCGAACTTTAGAGAGGCACCGCAAGAATTCGCCCAACAACCCAAGATTCAAAAGTCGAACGGCTCTAATCGTTTAGACTATTAAATCGGTAACTCAGTTGGACGAGCAACAATGCGGCTTTCTCAATCGCTCTTTGTCACGCTACGGGAAGACCCCGCAGAAGCAGAAATTCCCAGCCATAAGCTGCTCCTGCGAGCCGGGTATATTCGTCGGATTGGCAGCGGCATCTATGCCTATCTCCCTTTGATGTGGCGAGTGTTGCAAAAGGTCTCTCGCATCGTCCGCGAAGAAATGGACGCCACCGGAGCGCAGGAATGTCTGCTGCCTCAAATTCAGCCCGCCGAGCTGTGGCAAGAGTCGGGACGCTGGGACACCTACACCGAAGCTGAAGGGATCATGTTCTCGCTCCAGGACCGTCAGGGGCGAGAGGTGGGTCTAGGGCCAACCCACGAAGAAGTGATCACGGCGGTGGCCCGCGACATGATTCGTTCTTACCGGCAGCTACCCCTACACCTTTATCAGCTTCAGACCAAGTTCCGGGACGAGATTCGGCCTCGCTTTGGTCTCATGCGGGGGCGAGAATTCATCATGAAAGATGGCTATTCCTTCCATGTCGATGCCGACAGCCTGAAGGAAACCTATCAAGCAATGGATGGGGCCTACCGCAATATGCTGCAGCGCTGCGGTCTCCGGTTTCGAGCAGTGGAAGCTGACTCCGGCGCGATTGGCGGCTCTGGCTCTCAAGAGTTCATGGTGCTTGCTGAAGCCGGGGAAGACGAAATTTTATACACCGATGACGGCAGCTATGCAGCCAATGTCGAAAAAGCGGTCTCACAGCCTCCAGAGGCTCAGCCATCCGGCTTCAAGACCTACGAAAAACGAGAAACGCCGAAGACCGACACGATTGAAAAGCTTCGCCAGCATCTCGACTGTTCCGCCACTCAGATTGTTAAGAACGTCCTCTACCAAGTGACCTACGACAGCGGCACGACGGTCCTGGTCCTTGTGAGTCTGCGCGGTGACCAAGATGTTAATGAAGTGAAGCTGCAAAATGAGCTGACGCAGCAGGCTGAGAACTACGAAAGCAAGACCGTTCTCTCGCTTGAAGTTCCCGATGCAGCAGCGCAGGCTAAGTGGGCATCCAAGACGCTGCCGCTGGGATATCTGGGACCAGACCTAGCCGACGACTGCATTCAGTCAGCGAAGACGATTGCGCCGAAGTTCCTACGGCTGGTTGATCCAACAGCAGTGGATCTCAAAGACTTCGTGACTGGAGCTAATGAGAGTGGTTTCCACGTCGTTGGGGCTAACTGGGGTGAGCAGTTGACGCTTCCGAAGAATGTTGTGGATCTGCGTAAAGCGACTGCGGGGGACCAATCCCTTCACGACTCGAAGCAGATACTACAGACGGCCCGAGGGATTGAAATCGGACATATTTTTCAACTCGGTACCAAGTACTCACAGGCAATGGGAGCTACCTATACCAACGAACAAGGGGAAGAAATGCCGCTGGTGATGGGCTGCTACGGCGTCGGAGTCTCGCGCCTTGCCCAGTCAGCGGTAGAGCAGTCCTACGATAAAGATGGGATTATTTGGCCAGTTGCGATCGCACCCTATCACGCGATTGTCGTCATCCCTAACCTCAACGACGAAGCACAGGTTGAAGCCGCAGAAAAACTCTATCAGCAGCTAAATCAGGCCGGCATTGAAACGATCCTAGACGATCGCAAAGAGCGGGCTGGCGTCAAATTCAAAGACGCTGACCTGATCGGCATTCCCTATCGAATTGTGACGGGCCGCGCCCTCAAACAAGGCAAAGTAGAAGTCGTACAGCGGGCTACCCACGACTCTCAGGAACTCGATCTTGACCAGGTCGTACCCACCCTCCAGCAGTGGCTTGAAGCTAGCACCTGAAGCCAGTTCCCGTTTGCTAAGCTAGAGACGAATTCGGAACATCCTCCGTGGCGGCATCGTCACAGAATTGTGCTGAAATAGGACTGCTACGGTATCGCAAGGGAATTCGGGAAGCAATGGCAAAACGACAGCGTTCACATGATCTGCAAAAGCTCATGGCGGCGATGCTCACCGTGGGCCTGCTTGCCTGTACTCCACAGGTTTCAGATAACCCAGCCCCTGATGCGCCAGCCTCAAATCCCACATCTCCGGCTCCCGGTACTGATTTACCCGTAACTCCAACTCCTGCGCCACCTGTAACACCGGAAGAAGATCCTGCCGAGACCGCGCAGCTTTCGGTCTATTGGCTCCAATCCGCCGACGAGAGGCTGGCTCTCACCCCCTCAAAAATCACGCCGAAACAGCCGACAGATGCCCCAGAGGAACAGTTGCAAGCGGCTTTAGAGCGACTGCTTCAGGGACCTGCCAATGCTGATGTTGCCAGCGGCATCCCCGAAGGGACCAAGCTCAATACCCTAACCGTCAAAGATGATGGGGTTCACATCGATATCAGCAAAGAATTTACGGTGGGTGGCGGCAGTGCAGCCATGCAGGGACGTCTCGGTCAACTCATCTATACCGTCAGCAGCCTCAACCCCAAAGAATCCGTATGGATCTCAGTGGATGGTGAACCGCTCACTGTTTTGGGTGGGGAAGGTTTAGTCGTCTCACAGCCGATGACGCGCAAAGAGTTTCAAACAGAATTTTCACTCTAGACCCTCCCTAGATCGCAGCTGATACTCACCCGTCAAAAAATTGCGTGTCTTACTTCGAGGTCAAACAGGCATTGATTGGCGCGGCCACGCTGGGTGGAATTGGTGATTCTTCAGCGGGTAGATCTAAGTCTTCATAAACAGGCGTTAGAGACTGATTTGTCAGAAGTTCCTGCACCGCACAATCGCAGTACTTTTGAGAGGATTCCTTGAGGCAATTCTCCATCAAATCTCTGGCGAACTCAGTTTCTGCCTGCGCCTTTTCGGACGTTGGCAAAGTTTGTGAGGGCACTGCCCCAGAAGACTGTTGCTGAGCGGGATAGATCGGATTCGTCTGATGCCAATCTTTCCCATTCTGTGCCAGAGAACTAGTGGGAAAGAGGGAATTGCAAAGAGCTGCGCCAATGACAATGAGTCGCATCGGTTAGGTTGATCCTAGCCATATTGACTTAGAGTGCCCTTTCAACATGAGTAATTTTGTGGCATAGATAAACAGTTTTGACGCAGGGATCTCGATGCGCTCCCTGTCGTCATTGTTTAGCATCGAACTCACGTTATTTATTGGTCATGCCTTGTTCTGATTAAGGATTGGCGATGATTCTTGACTGGTCTCTTACCATCGCAAACCTGTCAACGGAAAGTAACCCGATAAGCACTGACGCGCCATATTTGAGCAAGGTGCGCATTACCCCAGACATAGCAAAAGGGCCCAGCGACGACGCTAGACCCTAATAATGACAAATAATTTTCGAAGTAATTTTACTCAGAACTGAAAGCAGATAGAGTTAGCAAAAACTAAAACTAGAGTGAACAAATATCGATCAAACTAACGATGGCTCGACACTTATTTACCTTTGTCGAACAGAGTTTTGGAATTGCAAGCCCCTCCTTGGACTCAATTCCACCTAAAGCAATCACAGAGACACTTTAGAAAGATCGAAATGACAGAGCTAGGAGGTACAAACCCTGTCTTTTTTTGGGTTGATTTCATGCGTTTTGTACCTGCTATTAACCTAGCATTAAGGTTCAAAACAGAAAATTGCTTTCACCAAAGTTTATGCTTGTTTAAGGTAGGTAACAATCAGCAAACCTCTGTAAACATCATTGCTGTACAAGGTCTCGCAACGTCTCCTGAATTGATCGAGGATTCCAATCTAGCTGTTTCCGAGCCTTATCTGCGCTGACCCGGACACAGCGATCGTAGAGATAGTGAACGCGCTCTCGACTTAAAGGTGGCTGCCAGCCCAGGAGCCGTCCAATGGGGTCTAGAATGCCCCCTGCTACGCGAACAATCGGCTCAGGAATTTCAGTCGGAACAGCAATACCCGTCTCGTTGCTGAAGACTTGAAACATTTCTTGGGTAGTTAATTCTCCGGTGGAGATGATGTAATGTTCCCCCGGTTGGCTGCGTTCGACGGCCAAAAGCATCGCGTCCACTAGGTCGTCTACATGCACAATGCCGGTGACGCGGTCGGCTCCCGCCCACACCTTGAGGCCGCCCTTCAAGAAAAGCTGAACAACTTTACCGAAATGAGGGTCGCCGGGGCCAAAAATACCGGAGGGCATGACGCTAACGACATGAAAGCCCGATTGGGCCGCAGCATCAACGGCTTGCTGTGCCAAATACTTGGTGCGATCGTAAGCAGAAGAGAATCCAGCTTGCTGACGGGCAAAGGTTTCGTCAATGAGTTTGCCTTGGGTATCGCCATAGACGCCAATGGTGCTGCAGTAGACCATTCTGGAGACGCCTGCTGCTTGGGCTGCGGACAGAACAGCTTTAGTCCCTCCAACATTGACGCGCTCCATCAGGGCGGCATCTACGAGACCTAACTCGACATAGGCAGCGGTGTGGAAGACGGTGTTGACACCCTGCATCGCACTTTCTAGGGATGCTTGATCCGTGATCTCGCCGTAGGCAAATTCGACATCCAGTTCTTTTAGACGAGATAAGTCGCTGGTTTGACGGACGTAGGCGATGACCTGATCGCCTCGCTGCAGCAGGTATTGACAGAGATGAGAACCCGTGAAGCCATTCGCTCCGGTGACGAGTGCTTTCATAGCGCTTTTTCGTAGATGCGATAGGTCTTGTAAATCTTACCGCCCGAGGCTTCAGTTATTTTGCGAGAGGGCATGTTGTCTTCATAGATCCAGGATAGCTCTGCGCGCTCATAGCGTTTCGATGGCCCCGTCCCATTTTGATGAACCAGATAGACTAGGGCCGGAGCGACCATTTTGCGCTGATGTTCTGGGAGGGCACAAAGCGCGATCATCCGAGCCTCGTTGATTGTGCGGCGGTACCAAAGAAACTTTAAGATCCCGAGCCAGTTGAGTTTGCCGTTGAGGTGCTTGAAGACTTGGTTGTAGTTGGGTAATCCCATGAAAAAACCCACCATTTCGCCTTCATACTCGGCAATGGGAAAGATGTCTGGATCTACAATCATCTTCAAGTCCTGTGCTTCTTCTAGAAACTCGTCTTCAGTGCGGGGGGTCGAACTCCAGTTGTTGCTGAAGGCTTGGGTGAACAGACGATAGAGATCACGACAGTCTTGTTCAAAGGCTTCGCCCTTGGTGGCAACGGGGCGAAAGGTGATGCCAGATTTGAGGGCAATTTGATAGGCTTTCTCAAATTTTTGCAATAGGGATGGAGACAGCTCGAAGCTGTAGGCATAGGCATCTTTGGCCTTGTGAAAGCCTGCTTTTTCAATGCATTGCGAATAGTACGGAGGGTTGTAGGGCATCATCATGTACGGCGGGGAGTCGAACCCGTCCACTAGCCATAGGCAGTTGTTATGGGTGGAGAGATCGATGGGACCACGAATAGTGCTCATACCTTGCTCTTTCAGCCATTGGCTAGCAGCTTCAAAGA contains:
- a CDS encoding Sll0314/Alr1548 family TPR repeat-containing protein, which encodes MNTRRYTRWLAHSLSATLLLAAPAIGLVESAFAADPFRSGQAARTLDTGTAEAFEMLFKTGDYPKARLMLQQARNTTTQPDPLTYAMLATFAYLDEDWSTFKTYGTRTRQVATELNTSGTDPLRGNLYQAVGYFLEAAYVVSDAGDGLPGGLPAALDNVQKVFSHLEKATDINPEDPELNLITGYIELLLANEVALVSPKQAINKLQNYAAPGYLSLRGVALAYRDHGSQEQALEAVNRALEQAPTNPELFYLKAQILRKQGKLAASRQFFDGALAQKDRLPAGLVKQITKERSKL
- the rsmG gene encoding 16S rRNA (guanine(527)-N(7))-methyltransferase RsmG — protein: MEISSRCPKLPQQDWLKILDWQPSPQQLEQFQNLYAQILQGNQQLNLTRITEAPDFWEKHLWDSLAGVRPWLVEESSLPVVLPDDCRVIDIGSGGGFPGLPVAIACSAWQVSLLDATRKKMAFLETVAQALGLANVKVICDRAESLGQDPAHRQQYDLALIRAVGPASVCAEYALPLLKLRGIAVLYRGQWSEDEAGALRAALEQLGGEIVETRRFKLPVSGGERHYLYLQKQQETSQKFPRRVGLPVKRPL
- a CDS encoding DUF3531 family protein, which translates into the protein MNVSFREFNAFDLWIWVEFETAPSEQEKQYLEEVFNSWFFLGKLGGFDAENLQVQDAGVDLSYMPYSETTSDTPLMALMHNMGEFEYEGYWCRIWIDLGTSDAIALDVLINTLKRFSQDFVQIQELIIGGENPEWPVEDRANPLKMVDDGDD
- a CDS encoding MOSC domain-containing protein — protein: MEIGGAECLGAKVIAVSRNQAHTFHKSNQKSVQLLAGLGVQGDAHMGQTVKHRSRVASDPSQPNLRQVHLIHTELHAELRASGFNIAPGQMGENITTQGIKLLDLPRGTRLHIGETAVIEVTGLRNPCSQLDQFQPGLMAAVLDHDAQGKLIRKAGIMAIVLVDGTVSPQDPICTELPPQPYQALERV
- a CDS encoding HEAT repeat domain-containing protein — encoded protein: MYDEDDLSLLDVDDTPESPLDQMAAVDDPSVVAAQPDVEDMLQLMRAPEAPQRMLATRAFCEIQEPRAVPHLIELLTDSCPLVRVSAAYALGHNPSVTAVEPLIQQLELDWNGYVRKGVVWALGNCRDRKSLSPLIEALKTEISAVRLWAASSLGQMAEVDEESARAAIAPLVESLAHDSMPAVRSNSAWSLGQLCQAIEKREFYTQAVDALIKALQDGELGVQEDAKNSLLKLGDTRGLQVIEELEMEGLL
- a CDS encoding DUF4351 domain-containing protein, which encodes MTQHPHDQLSKQLLEELLAPFGTVQRSLEIPGEAKWVDLWFVPHLKTKPIAPSTPDVLSKIAQTPCLLEPYRNPPSRFEVRSCLLKLLWVQEELRRKAGRQEQSIVEETLPFLWILATSISKPVLQEFGARGNADWGDGIYFTVPGLKTAFVSINELPRTRETLILRVLGSGTVQAEAVADVFALSADQPERSLMLRILSSWKLTIELSGIEIEEQEAVMALSQAFLEWEQTTQQQGLEQGLEQGLERERSLVIRQLIRKVGALSAAEEAAISSLSFEQTELLGEALLDFEQIENLRIWLKQLK
- a CDS encoding metallophosphoesterase; this translates as MKLHNRHKRKKRRKLWRKFVPVLSLLLLFAIALPIYGFKIEPYWLQVKTVPLTLPHLASEFDGYRIVQLSDLHIVDEMPQRYLERVIRVTNRQQPDLIAITGDIVTDEPQRYASRIEAALQKLEAPTVSVMGNHDHWSDPTAVRQILKNSRVIDISNGVYDVYRKSAQLHIAGVDDVWAGAADLDLVMAQLPDEGAAILLAHEPDFADTAVKTHRFDLELSGHAHGGQVTIPFVGPPVLPPYGKRYPVGQYQIEDLIQYTNRGIGMVSPRARFGSRPEITVFQLSSAQAAE
- a CDS encoding ABC transporter ATP-binding protein, with the translated sequence MLYLKDLAYHPTAAASPILQQVHLKLAPQELGLVIGPSGSGKSTLLEILAGLASPTSGQVYWRDQELKANQLQQLAGLVFQFPERHFCGGTILEELRLGHPELGSEQVHNALQEVGLSDLSLYNSPQALSGGQQRRLALAVQLIRQPSILLMDEPTAGLDWSMRRQLVNLLAKLKQHWSLLIVTHDPEELIALADRSWTLDHGNLVTMSQAASAGLA